One window of Hippoglossus stenolepis isolate QCI-W04-F060 chromosome 1, HSTE1.2, whole genome shotgun sequence genomic DNA carries:
- the rbm26 gene encoding RNA-binding protein 26 isoform X7, whose product MIIENLDALKTWLSETLEPICDADPSALAKYVVALVKKDKSEKELKALCIDQLDVFLQKETQLFVDKLFEAVNNKSYLPPPEHPSSLGKVEKDEQKKDDINRDEEREKKFSRRLNHSPPQSSSRYSRDSRRVDDRKRDDRSRKREYDRIQPRRDSYRERYNRRRGRSRTYSRSRSRSWSKDRIRDRDRERDRDRDRDRDRERDRERSRSRTHSRTRSQSRSRERDPAKMKFDHERVERPESGDGYAAASQVSTATTTHFPVPSLSSTITVIAPTHHHSNNSSESWTDFCPDLPVDRVPFGRGPPPPQQRNRCRDYDEKGFCMRGDMCPFDHGSDPVVVEDVNLPNMLPFQPPPITGVDGPPPPGLPPPPPLMNPPPVNLRPPVPPPGALPPSLPPVAGPPPPLPPLQPSGMDAPPNSITSSVPTIVTSGMRPSLPQAPGPLFNADNYETDVYNPEAPSITNTSRPIYRHRVNAQRPNLIGLTMGEVDQPKRDKIPNNCMRIVMESDPRNRPAISHDGGLLSNKPWFDKPNFIKPNHQGYHKRPPFSTNTKLLVRQIPPDLNNISKLNEHFSKFGTIVNLQVAYQNDPEGALIQFASPDETKRAMQSTEAVLNNRFIRVHWFRDDGNDAHGQSHPQQQHQPQTQPALQPSATSLKQSVKDRLGPMLPPNSEPSQDSSAATQVFSTSMGLTKTVYNPVALKAAQKTSEEALKKKQEALRLQQDVRKKKQEILEKHIETQKLLISKIEKNKAMKAEDKAMIMATLGTLTKSITKLQEEIKGISSSTNNPLRINKSKAQAQKELLDAELDLYKKTQAGEDTALLKIKYTQLQIEAAKRGLLSPGRGRGVHSRGRGAHRSRGRGSRGRGRGVHAVVDHRPRVLEISGFTEADCVDLLPHFAQFGEIEDGRINENNQSAVISFKTRAEAEQAALHGVRFNNQTLRLAWHKPAITLSAADADGAEPEDDEYPEESLSEDDLLQDDDEEEDDNEPRSWRR is encoded by the exons ATGATCATTGAAAACCTCGATGCCTTGAAAACATGGCTGTCTGAGACCCTTGAGCCCAT CTGTGATGCAGACCCCTCCGCCCTCGCCAAGTATGTCGTTGCCCTGGTAAAGAAGGATAAAAGTGAGAAGGAACTCAAAGCCCTGTGTATCGACCAGTTGGATGTATTTCTTCAGAAAG agACGCAGCTTTTCGTGGACAAGCTGTTTGAAGCCGTGAACAACAAAAGCTACCTCCCACCGCCAGAGCATCCATCCTCTCTGGGCAAAGTTGAGAAAGACGAGCAGAAAAAAGATGAT ATAAATCGGGATGAAGAACGAGAGAAGAAGTTTTCCCGGCGGCTGAATCACAGCCCTCCACAATCAAGCTCTCGCTACAGTAGAGATAGCAG GAGAGTCGATGACCGCAAGAGAGACGATCGCTCCAGGAAGAGAGAGTACGACCGCATCCAGCCAAGGAGGGACTCGTACCGCGAACGCTACAATCGCAGGAGAGGCCGCAGTCGCACCTACAGCCGTAGCCGCAGCCGCAGTTGGAGCAAGGACCGCATCCGGGATCGTGACAGAGAAAGGGACAGGGATAGAGACAGAGAccgggacagagagagggatcgAGAACGCAGCAGGAGCAGGACCCACAGCAGAACCAGGTCTCAAAGCAGGAGTCGAG AACGAGATCCTGCAAAAATGAAGTTCGATCATGAACGCGTGGAGAGGCCAGAGAGCGGTGACGGCTACGCTGCAGCATCCCAGGTCTCCACTGCAACCACTACACACTTCCCTGTGCCGTCACTGAGCAGCACCATTACAGTCATCGCCCCCACACAccatcacagcaacaacagcagcgaGAGTTGGACAGACTTTTGCCCTGATCTCCCTGTCGATCGTGTCCCTTTCGGTAGGGGGCCACCACCTCCTCAACAGAGGAATCGATGCCGTGACTATGATG AAAAGGGTTTCTGCATGCGTGGGGACATGTGTCCTTTTGACCATGGAAGTGACCCAGTCGTTGTGGAAGATGTCAATTTGCCCAATATGCTGCCTTTCCAACCTCCGCCAATCACAGGTGTGGATGGCCCACCGCCACCTGGgctcccacccccaccacctctcATGAACCCCCCACCTGTAAACCTGCGGCCCCCTGTGCCCCCACCGGGTGCCCTTCCACCCAGCCTTCCACCTGTTGCAG GTCcgcctcctccccttcctccgtTGCAACCATCAGGAATGGATGCTCCTCCCAATTCCATCACAAGCTCTGTTCCCACCATCGTCACTTCTGGGATGCGACCCTCACTTCCTCAGGCTCCGGGGCCGCTCTTCAACGCCG ACAACTATGAGACAGATGTGTACAATCCTGAAGCTCCCAGCATCACCAACACCTCCAGACCAATCTACCGCCACAGGGTCAATGCCCAGAGACCCAACCTGATTGGCCTCACAATGGGGGAGGTGGACCAGCCAAAGAGAG ACAAGATTCCTAACAACTGTATGCGGATTGTAATGGAATCTGATCCGAGAAATAGACCAGCTATTTCTCACGATGGAGGCCTCCTCTCAAATAAACCTTGGTTTGACAA ACCCAACTTTATCAAACCCAACCACCAGGGCTACCACAAAAGACCTCCGTTCTCTACCAACACCAAGCTGCTGGTTCGGCAAATTCCCCCAGATCTCAACAACATCAGCAAACTCAATGAACATTTCAGCAAGTTTGGCACCATCGTCAACCTGCAG GTGGCCTACCAGAACGACCCAGAGGGGGCCCTGATCCAGTTTGCGTCTCCAGATGAGACCAAGCGAGCTATGCAAAGCACAGAGGCTGTTCTCAACAACCGCTTCATCAGGGTGCACTGGTTCCGTGATGATGGGAATGATGCACATGGCCAGTCtcacccacagcagcagcatcagccacAGACCCAGCCAGCCCTG CAGCCTTCAGCTACCTCTCTGAAGCAGTCAGTCAAAGATCGCCTTGGACCAATGCTCCCTCCTAACTCTGAGCCCTCCCAAGACTCCAGTGCAGCCActcag GTGTTCTCTACATCCATGGGTCTCACAAAAACCGTGTACAACCCTGTTGCCCTGAAGGCAGCCCAGAAAACCTCAGAGGAAGCCCTGAAGAAGAAacag GAAGCTCTAAGACTACAGCAGGACGTAcggaagaagaagcaggaaatattGGAGAAGCACATTGAGACACAAAAG cTCCTGATATCCAAAATAGAGAAGAACAAAGCAATGAAGGCCGAGGACAAGGCCATGATCATGGCAACTTTGGGCACGTTAACCAAGAGCATCACCAAACTGCAGGAGGAGATAAAGGGAATCTCGAGCAGCACCAACAACCCACTACGCATCAACAAGAGCAAGGCTCAG GCACAGAAGGAACTGCTGGATGCGGAGCTGGACCTGTACAAGAAGACTCAGGCAGGAGAGGACACAGCATTACTGAAGATCAAGTATACCCAGCTTCAAATTGAG gcAGCTAAAAGAGGACTCCTGTCACCAGGGCGAGGCAGAGGGGTCCACAGTCGTGGCCGCGGGGCTCACAGGTCCCGGGGGAGGGGCTCCAGAGGACGGGGAAGAGGTGTGCACGCAGTCGTGGACCATCGACCACGAGTGCTGGAGATTTCGGGTTTCACCGAGGCCGACTGTGTAGACCTGCTGCCACACTTTGCT CAATTTGGAGAGATTGAAGACGGCCggataaatgaaaacaaccagtCAGCTGTCATCTCTTTTAAGACCAGAGCAGAGGCTGAACAG GCGGCTCTTCATGGAGTGAGGTTCAACAACCAGACTTTACGCCTGGCGTGGCACAAGCCTGCCATTACTCTCAGTGCTGCAGATGCTGATGGAGCAGAACCGGAAGATGATGAG taCCCAGAAGAGTCGCTGAGTGAGGACgacctgctgcaggacgacGACGAGGAAGAGGATGACAACGAGCCACGCTCCTGGCGCAGATGA
- the rbm26 gene encoding RNA-binding protein 26 isoform X3 — MIIENLDALKTWLSETLEPICDADPSALAKYVVALVKKDKSEKELKALCIDQLDVFLQKETQLFVDKLFEAVNNKSYLPPPEHPSSLGKVEKDEQKKDDINRDEEREKKFSRRLNHSPPQSSSRYSRDSRRVDDRKRDDRSRKREYDRIQPRRDSYRERYNRRRGRSRTYSRSRSRSWSKDRIRDRDRERDRDRDRDRDRERDRERSRSRTHSRTRSQSRSRERDPAKMKFDHERVERPESGDGYAAASQVSTATTTHFPVPSLSSTITVIAPTHHHSNNSSESWTDFCPDLPVDRVPFGRGPPPPQQRNRCRDYDEKGFCMRGDMCPFDHGSDPVVVEDVNLPNMLPFQPPPITGVDGPPPPGLPPPPPLMNPPPVNLRPPVPPPGALPPSLPPVAGPPPPLPPLQPSGMDAPPNSITSSVPTIVTSGMRPSLPQAPGPLFNADNYETDVYNPEAPSITNTSRPIYRHRVNAQRPNLIGLTMGEVDQPKRDKIPNNCMRIVMESDPRNRPAISHDGGLLSNKPWFDKPNFIKPNHQGYHKRPPFSTNTKLLVRQIPPDLNNISKLNEHFSKFGTIVNLQVAYQNDPEGALIQFASPDETKRAMQSTEAVLNNRFIRVHWFRDDGNDAHGQSHPQQQHQPQTQPALQPSATSLKQSVKDRLGPMLPPNSEPSQDSSAATQNPSKVSVKERLGFSSKPAAPVEKVFSTSMGLTKTVYNPVALKAAQKTSEEALKKKQEALRLQQDVRKKKQEILEKHIETQKLLISKIEKNKAMKAEDKAMIMATLGTLTKSITKLQEEIKGISSSTNNPLRINKSKAQAQKELLDAELDLYKKTQAGEDTALLKIKYTQLQIEAAKRGLLSPGRGRGVHSRGRGAHRSRGRGSRGRGRGVHAVVDHRPRVLEISGFTEADCVDLLPHFAQFGEIEDGRINENNQSAVISFKTRAEAEQAALHGVRFNNQTLRLAWHKPAITLSAADADGAEPEDDEYPEESLSEDDLLQDDDEEEDDNEPRSWRR, encoded by the exons ATGATCATTGAAAACCTCGATGCCTTGAAAACATGGCTGTCTGAGACCCTTGAGCCCAT CTGTGATGCAGACCCCTCCGCCCTCGCCAAGTATGTCGTTGCCCTGGTAAAGAAGGATAAAAGTGAGAAGGAACTCAAAGCCCTGTGTATCGACCAGTTGGATGTATTTCTTCAGAAAG agACGCAGCTTTTCGTGGACAAGCTGTTTGAAGCCGTGAACAACAAAAGCTACCTCCCACCGCCAGAGCATCCATCCTCTCTGGGCAAAGTTGAGAAAGACGAGCAGAAAAAAGATGAT ATAAATCGGGATGAAGAACGAGAGAAGAAGTTTTCCCGGCGGCTGAATCACAGCCCTCCACAATCAAGCTCTCGCTACAGTAGAGATAGCAG GAGAGTCGATGACCGCAAGAGAGACGATCGCTCCAGGAAGAGAGAGTACGACCGCATCCAGCCAAGGAGGGACTCGTACCGCGAACGCTACAATCGCAGGAGAGGCCGCAGTCGCACCTACAGCCGTAGCCGCAGCCGCAGTTGGAGCAAGGACCGCATCCGGGATCGTGACAGAGAAAGGGACAGGGATAGAGACAGAGAccgggacagagagagggatcgAGAACGCAGCAGGAGCAGGACCCACAGCAGAACCAGGTCTCAAAGCAGGAGTCGAG AACGAGATCCTGCAAAAATGAAGTTCGATCATGAACGCGTGGAGAGGCCAGAGAGCGGTGACGGCTACGCTGCAGCATCCCAGGTCTCCACTGCAACCACTACACACTTCCCTGTGCCGTCACTGAGCAGCACCATTACAGTCATCGCCCCCACACAccatcacagcaacaacagcagcgaGAGTTGGACAGACTTTTGCCCTGATCTCCCTGTCGATCGTGTCCCTTTCGGTAGGGGGCCACCACCTCCTCAACAGAGGAATCGATGCCGTGACTATGATG AAAAGGGTTTCTGCATGCGTGGGGACATGTGTCCTTTTGACCATGGAAGTGACCCAGTCGTTGTGGAAGATGTCAATTTGCCCAATATGCTGCCTTTCCAACCTCCGCCAATCACAGGTGTGGATGGCCCACCGCCACCTGGgctcccacccccaccacctctcATGAACCCCCCACCTGTAAACCTGCGGCCCCCTGTGCCCCCACCGGGTGCCCTTCCACCCAGCCTTCCACCTGTTGCAG GTCcgcctcctccccttcctccgtTGCAACCATCAGGAATGGATGCTCCTCCCAATTCCATCACAAGCTCTGTTCCCACCATCGTCACTTCTGGGATGCGACCCTCACTTCCTCAGGCTCCGGGGCCGCTCTTCAACGCCG ACAACTATGAGACAGATGTGTACAATCCTGAAGCTCCCAGCATCACCAACACCTCCAGACCAATCTACCGCCACAGGGTCAATGCCCAGAGACCCAACCTGATTGGCCTCACAATGGGGGAGGTGGACCAGCCAAAGAGAG ACAAGATTCCTAACAACTGTATGCGGATTGTAATGGAATCTGATCCGAGAAATAGACCAGCTATTTCTCACGATGGAGGCCTCCTCTCAAATAAACCTTGGTTTGACAA ACCCAACTTTATCAAACCCAACCACCAGGGCTACCACAAAAGACCTCCGTTCTCTACCAACACCAAGCTGCTGGTTCGGCAAATTCCCCCAGATCTCAACAACATCAGCAAACTCAATGAACATTTCAGCAAGTTTGGCACCATCGTCAACCTGCAG GTGGCCTACCAGAACGACCCAGAGGGGGCCCTGATCCAGTTTGCGTCTCCAGATGAGACCAAGCGAGCTATGCAAAGCACAGAGGCTGTTCTCAACAACCGCTTCATCAGGGTGCACTGGTTCCGTGATGATGGGAATGATGCACATGGCCAGTCtcacccacagcagcagcatcagccacAGACCCAGCCAGCCCTG CAGCCTTCAGCTACCTCTCTGAAGCAGTCAGTCAAAGATCGCCTTGGACCAATGCTCCCTCCTAACTCTGAGCCCTCCCAAGACTCCAGTGCAGCCActcag aatccCTCTAAAGTGTCAGTGAAGGAACGTTTGGGCTTTTCCTCAAAACCAGCAGCTCCCGTTGAAAAA GTGTTCTCTACATCCATGGGTCTCACAAAAACCGTGTACAACCCTGTTGCCCTGAAGGCAGCCCAGAAAACCTCAGAGGAAGCCCTGAAGAAGAAacag GAAGCTCTAAGACTACAGCAGGACGTAcggaagaagaagcaggaaatattGGAGAAGCACATTGAGACACAAAAG cTCCTGATATCCAAAATAGAGAAGAACAAAGCAATGAAGGCCGAGGACAAGGCCATGATCATGGCAACTTTGGGCACGTTAACCAAGAGCATCACCAAACTGCAGGAGGAGATAAAGGGAATCTCGAGCAGCACCAACAACCCACTACGCATCAACAAGAGCAAGGCTCAG GCACAGAAGGAACTGCTGGATGCGGAGCTGGACCTGTACAAGAAGACTCAGGCAGGAGAGGACACAGCATTACTGAAGATCAAGTATACCCAGCTTCAAATTGAG gcAGCTAAAAGAGGACTCCTGTCACCAGGGCGAGGCAGAGGGGTCCACAGTCGTGGCCGCGGGGCTCACAGGTCCCGGGGGAGGGGCTCCAGAGGACGGGGAAGAGGTGTGCACGCAGTCGTGGACCATCGACCACGAGTGCTGGAGATTTCGGGTTTCACCGAGGCCGACTGTGTAGACCTGCTGCCACACTTTGCT CAATTTGGAGAGATTGAAGACGGCCggataaatgaaaacaaccagtCAGCTGTCATCTCTTTTAAGACCAGAGCAGAGGCTGAACAG GCGGCTCTTCATGGAGTGAGGTTCAACAACCAGACTTTACGCCTGGCGTGGCACAAGCCTGCCATTACTCTCAGTGCTGCAGATGCTGATGGAGCAGAACCGGAAGATGATGAG taCCCAGAAGAGTCGCTGAGTGAGGACgacctgctgcaggacgacGACGAGGAAGAGGATGACAACGAGCCACGCTCCTGGCGCAGATGA
- the rbm26 gene encoding RNA-binding protein 26 isoform X6 — protein MIIENLDALKTWLSETLEPICDADPSALAKYVVALVKKDKSEKELKALCIDQLDVFLQKETQLFVDKLFEAVNNKSYLPPPEHPSSLGKVEKDEQKKDDVIFSHHTMINRDEEREKKFSRRLNHSPPQSSSRYSRDSRRVDDRKRDDRSRKREYDRIQPRRDSYRERYNRRRGRSRTYSRSRSRSWSKDRIRDRDRERDRDRDRDRDRERDRERSRSRTHSRTRSQSRSRERDPAKMKFDHERVERPESGDGYAAASQVSTATTTHFPVPSLSSTITVIAPTHHHSNNSSESWTDFCPDLPVDRVPFGRGPPPPQQRNRCRDYDEKGFCMRGDMCPFDHGSDPVVVEDVNLPNMLPFQPPPITGVDGPPPPGLPPPPPLMNPPPVNLRPPVPPPGALPPSLPPVAGPPPPLPPLQPSGMDAPPNSITSSVPTIVTSGMRPSLPQAPGPLFNADNYETDVYNPEAPSITNTSRPIYRHRVNAQRPNLIGLTMGEVDQPKRDKIPNNCMRIVMESDPRNRPAISHDGGLLSNKPWFDKPNFIKPNHQGYHKRPPFSTNTKLLVRQIPPDLNNISKLNEHFSKFGTIVNLQVAYQNDPEGALIQFASPDETKRAMQSTEAVLNNRFIRVHWFRDDGNDAHGQSHPQQQHQPQTQPALPSATSLKQSVKDRLGPMLPPNSEPSQDSSAATQVFSTSMGLTKTVYNPVALKAAQKTSEEALKKKQEALRLQQDVRKKKQEILEKHIETQKLLISKIEKNKAMKAEDKAMIMATLGTLTKSITKLQEEIKGISSSTNNPLRINKSKAQAQKELLDAELDLYKKTQAGEDTALLKIKYTQLQIEAAKRGLLSPGRGRGVHSRGRGAHRSRGRGSRGRGRGVHAVVDHRPRVLEISGFTEADCVDLLPHFAQFGEIEDGRINENNQSAVISFKTRAEAEQAALHGVRFNNQTLRLAWHKPAITLSAADADGAEPEDDEYPEESLSEDDLLQDDDEEEDDNEPRSWRR, from the exons ATGATCATTGAAAACCTCGATGCCTTGAAAACATGGCTGTCTGAGACCCTTGAGCCCAT CTGTGATGCAGACCCCTCCGCCCTCGCCAAGTATGTCGTTGCCCTGGTAAAGAAGGATAAAAGTGAGAAGGAACTCAAAGCCCTGTGTATCGACCAGTTGGATGTATTTCTTCAGAAAG agACGCAGCTTTTCGTGGACAAGCTGTTTGAAGCCGTGAACAACAAAAGCTACCTCCCACCGCCAGAGCATCCATCCTCTCTGGGCAAAGTTGAGAAAGACGAGCAGAAAAAAGATGATGTAATTTTCTCTCATCATACTATG ATAAATCGGGATGAAGAACGAGAGAAGAAGTTTTCCCGGCGGCTGAATCACAGCCCTCCACAATCAAGCTCTCGCTACAGTAGAGATAGCAG GAGAGTCGATGACCGCAAGAGAGACGATCGCTCCAGGAAGAGAGAGTACGACCGCATCCAGCCAAGGAGGGACTCGTACCGCGAACGCTACAATCGCAGGAGAGGCCGCAGTCGCACCTACAGCCGTAGCCGCAGCCGCAGTTGGAGCAAGGACCGCATCCGGGATCGTGACAGAGAAAGGGACAGGGATAGAGACAGAGAccgggacagagagagggatcgAGAACGCAGCAGGAGCAGGACCCACAGCAGAACCAGGTCTCAAAGCAGGAGTCGAG AACGAGATCCTGCAAAAATGAAGTTCGATCATGAACGCGTGGAGAGGCCAGAGAGCGGTGACGGCTACGCTGCAGCATCCCAGGTCTCCACTGCAACCACTACACACTTCCCTGTGCCGTCACTGAGCAGCACCATTACAGTCATCGCCCCCACACAccatcacagcaacaacagcagcgaGAGTTGGACAGACTTTTGCCCTGATCTCCCTGTCGATCGTGTCCCTTTCGGTAGGGGGCCACCACCTCCTCAACAGAGGAATCGATGCCGTGACTATGATG AAAAGGGTTTCTGCATGCGTGGGGACATGTGTCCTTTTGACCATGGAAGTGACCCAGTCGTTGTGGAAGATGTCAATTTGCCCAATATGCTGCCTTTCCAACCTCCGCCAATCACAGGTGTGGATGGCCCACCGCCACCTGGgctcccacccccaccacctctcATGAACCCCCCACCTGTAAACCTGCGGCCCCCTGTGCCCCCACCGGGTGCCCTTCCACCCAGCCTTCCACCTGTTGCAG GTCcgcctcctccccttcctccgtTGCAACCATCAGGAATGGATGCTCCTCCCAATTCCATCACAAGCTCTGTTCCCACCATCGTCACTTCTGGGATGCGACCCTCACTTCCTCAGGCTCCGGGGCCGCTCTTCAACGCCG ACAACTATGAGACAGATGTGTACAATCCTGAAGCTCCCAGCATCACCAACACCTCCAGACCAATCTACCGCCACAGGGTCAATGCCCAGAGACCCAACCTGATTGGCCTCACAATGGGGGAGGTGGACCAGCCAAAGAGAG ACAAGATTCCTAACAACTGTATGCGGATTGTAATGGAATCTGATCCGAGAAATAGACCAGCTATTTCTCACGATGGAGGCCTCCTCTCAAATAAACCTTGGTTTGACAA ACCCAACTTTATCAAACCCAACCACCAGGGCTACCACAAAAGACCTCCGTTCTCTACCAACACCAAGCTGCTGGTTCGGCAAATTCCCCCAGATCTCAACAACATCAGCAAACTCAATGAACATTTCAGCAAGTTTGGCACCATCGTCAACCTGCAG GTGGCCTACCAGAACGACCCAGAGGGGGCCCTGATCCAGTTTGCGTCTCCAGATGAGACCAAGCGAGCTATGCAAAGCACAGAGGCTGTTCTCAACAACCGCTTCATCAGGGTGCACTGGTTCCGTGATGATGGGAATGATGCACATGGCCAGTCtcacccacagcagcagcatcagccacAGACCCAGCCAGCCCTG CCTTCAGCTACCTCTCTGAAGCAGTCAGTCAAAGATCGCCTTGGACCAATGCTCCCTCCTAACTCTGAGCCCTCCCAAGACTCCAGTGCAGCCActcag GTGTTCTCTACATCCATGGGTCTCACAAAAACCGTGTACAACCCTGTTGCCCTGAAGGCAGCCCAGAAAACCTCAGAGGAAGCCCTGAAGAAGAAacag GAAGCTCTAAGACTACAGCAGGACGTAcggaagaagaagcaggaaatattGGAGAAGCACATTGAGACACAAAAG cTCCTGATATCCAAAATAGAGAAGAACAAAGCAATGAAGGCCGAGGACAAGGCCATGATCATGGCAACTTTGGGCACGTTAACCAAGAGCATCACCAAACTGCAGGAGGAGATAAAGGGAATCTCGAGCAGCACCAACAACCCACTACGCATCAACAAGAGCAAGGCTCAG GCACAGAAGGAACTGCTGGATGCGGAGCTGGACCTGTACAAGAAGACTCAGGCAGGAGAGGACACAGCATTACTGAAGATCAAGTATACCCAGCTTCAAATTGAG gcAGCTAAAAGAGGACTCCTGTCACCAGGGCGAGGCAGAGGGGTCCACAGTCGTGGCCGCGGGGCTCACAGGTCCCGGGGGAGGGGCTCCAGAGGACGGGGAAGAGGTGTGCACGCAGTCGTGGACCATCGACCACGAGTGCTGGAGATTTCGGGTTTCACCGAGGCCGACTGTGTAGACCTGCTGCCACACTTTGCT CAATTTGGAGAGATTGAAGACGGCCggataaatgaaaacaaccagtCAGCTGTCATCTCTTTTAAGACCAGAGCAGAGGCTGAACAG GCGGCTCTTCATGGAGTGAGGTTCAACAACCAGACTTTACGCCTGGCGTGGCACAAGCCTGCCATTACTCTCAGTGCTGCAGATGCTGATGGAGCAGAACCGGAAGATGATGAG taCCCAGAAGAGTCGCTGAGTGAGGACgacctgctgcaggacgacGACGAGGAAGAGGATGACAACGAGCCACGCTCCTGGCGCAGATGA